In the Scomber japonicus isolate fScoJap1 chromosome 18, fScoJap1.pri, whole genome shotgun sequence genome, one interval contains:
- the fmnl1a gene encoding formin-like protein 1 encodes MSKVAVMGNAAAGALEQEPTEGRESRNSVGAASGMSDPTPTLQKKQPAPPKLPMPSEEELEERFNMVLSYMNLPPDKLKLLSQYDNDKKWELVCDQERFQVKSPPSTYLNKIRSFYQDQGGVSRRHKKRTQEATQVLKDLEISLRTNHIGWAQEFLNEHNKGLDVLVEYLSHAQSDVSFDMEGVENGVSDRGKPAERSMEDLTKNSSTSHAHGMTRAARALTVRITHTLGSKMHKKSHAFGQRDDVHVCIMCLRAIMNYQSGFNQVMTHPRCVNEITLSLNSKNPRTKALVLELLAAVCLVRGGHDIILSAFDSFKEVSKEKTRFEKLMEYFTNDDSNIDFMVASMQFINIVVHSVENMNFRVHLQYEFTHLGLDKYLESLKETESEKLQVQIQAYLDNVLDVGALLEDAENRGGVLEHVDELQDHNSQLNARLQEIENQATEKISELETQLMQATKETELLKESLRESCSQVSALQQREREKELDREREKDRERLSTSTPQTSSELEQKIQELQDKGLIRLGRSASGALDIQVVPVTVVEYVQAPASAAPPSTTDSVSDTPSPASSPTATAPPPPPPPPPPPPGGPDASPPPPPPPPPPPPGTGAVPPPPPPPPGLGGGPPPPPPPPGAGPPPPPPPPGGGPPPPPGAPNMQSGFKGKKTIQTKNRMPLLNWQALKPNQVTGTVFNELDDEQILEELNMDIFEEHFKTKAQGNPKDLSTMKKKTAQKAPTKTSLIDPNKAKNLAITLRKGGMNPSKICTAIETYDQESLSIDLLELLEPFIPSDFEKKLLVNYEKDGRPLDDLTDEDQFMLRFGKIPRLTQRINTLTFMGNFPDTVKRLQPQLDSIISASMSIKSSTKLKKILEIVLAFGNYMNSSKRGSAYGFRLQSLDLLLETKSTDRSQTLLHFITNIIMEKYADLANFHTELHFVDKAALVSLDGILGDIRSLERGMEMTKKEFLVQDDSPVLKEFIKTNSDKLDSLIKDSKTAQEAYGSVVEYFGENSKTTQPSQFFPVFGRFIKAYKKAEEEIKQKKKMESEVSEVKDTPSPNRAGSQKGPMMPKMPQMDLIAELKKRQVKPQVREGKDGALEDIITDLRNSPYRRTDGRRPAQRQET; translated from the exons TGATGGGGAATGCGGCTGCAGGAGCTTTGGAGCAGGAACCGACTGAAGGCAGAGAGTCCAGGAACTCAGTTGGGGCAGCTTCAGGAATGAGTGACCCCACACCAACCCTGCAGAAGAAGCAGCCGGCTCCCCCCAAACTGCCCATGCCTTCAGAGGAGGAGTTGGAAGAACGCTTCAACATGGTTCTG AGCTACATGAACCTGCCCCCAGATAAACTGAAGCTACTGAGTCAGTATGATAATGACAAGAAGTGGGAACTAGTCTGCGATCAG GAGCGTTTCCAGGTAAAGAGTCCCCCATCAACTTACCTGAACAAGATCAGGAGCTTCTACCAGGATCAAGGAGGGGTGTCTCGCAGG CATAAGAAACGGACCCAAGAAGCCACCCAGGTCCTCAAAGATTTGGAGATTTCCCTTCGTACCAATCACATTGG ATGGGCACAAGAGTTTCTCAATGAGCATAACAAAGGTTTGGATGTCTTGGTGGAATACTTGTCCCATGCGCAGAGTGATGTCTC GTTTGATATGGAGGGTGTTGAAAATGGTGTGTCAGACAGAGGAAAGCCAGCTGAGAGGTCAATGGAAGACTTGACCAAGAACTCCAGCACCTCCCATGCGCATGGGATGACCAGAGCTGCTCGAGCGTTGACTGTAAG AATAACCCACACTCTGGGGAGCAAGATGCATAAAAAGTCCCACGCATTCGGCCAGAGAGatgatgtgcatgtgtgcataatGTGCCTGCGAGCCATCATGAACTACCAg TCTGGTTTTAACCAGGTGATGACTCACCCACGCTGTGTGAATGAGATCACCCTCAGCCTCAACAGCAAGAATCCCAG GACCAAAGCCCTTGTGTTGGAGTTGCTGGCAGCTGTCTGTCTTGTCAGGGGAGGACACGACATTATTCTCTCTGCTTTTGACAGCTTCAAAGAG gTGAGCAAAGAAAAGACCCGCTTCGAGAAGTTGATGGAGTACTTCACCAATGATGACAGCAACATTGACTTCATG GTGGCGTCCATGCAGTTCATAAACATTGTGGTCCATTCAGTGGAAAACATGAACTTTCGTGTCCATCTACAGTATGAGTTCACTCACCTTGGACTAGACAAGTATTTGGAG agCCTGAAGGAAACAGAGAGTGAGAAGCTGCAGGTCCAGATCCAGGCCTACCTGGACAACGTGTTAGACGTAGGAGCACTGCTGGAGGATGCTGAGAACAGAGGAGGGGTGCTGGAGCATGTGGACGAACTGCAAGATCATAATTCACAG CTGAATGCCCGGCTTCAAGAAATTGAGAATCAGGCTACGGAGAAGATATCTGAACTTGAAACTCAGCTCATGCAGGCCACCAAGGAGACTGAGCTGCTCAAA GAAAGTCTACGAGAGTCCTGTTCCCAGGTTAGTGCCTTGCAgcaaagagaaagggagaaggagctggacagagagagggagaaggataGGGAGCGACTGAGCACCTCCACCCCACAGACGAGTTCAGAGCTGGAGCAGAAGATCCAGGAGCTGCAGGATAAGGGGCTGATCCGACTAGGACGCAGCGCCTCAGGAGCTCTGGACATCCAAGTTGTGCCTGTCACAGTGGTTGAATACGTCCAGGCACCAGCCTCAGCTGCCCCGCCCAGCACTACGGACTCTGTCAGTGATACTCCCTCCCCAGCATCTAGCCCCACTGCCACTGCCCCtccgccccctcctcctcctccccctccccctcctggCGGTCCAgatgcctctcctcctccaccaccacctcctcctccacctccacctggaACTGGAGCtgtgccccctcctcctccacctcctcctggtCTTGGAGGAggcccaccacctcctcctcccccacctgGTGCTGGACCCCCACCTCCACCGCCCCCACCTGGGGGtggacccccaccccctcctggAGCACCAAACATGCAATCTG GGTTTAAGGGCAAGAAAACTATTCAGACCAAGAATAGGATGCCACTGTTGAACTGGCAGGCTTTAAAACCTAACCAGGTGACAGGCACTGTCTTTAATGAGCTGGATGATGAGCAGATTTTAGAG GAGTTGAACATGGATATATTTGAGGAACACTTTAAGACTAAGGCTCAGGGTAATCCTAAAGACCTGTCCACtatgaagaagaagactgccCAAAAGGCCCCCACCAAGACGTCTCTGATTGACCCCAACAAGGCTAAGAATCTGGCTATTACTTTACGCAAGGGGGGAATGAACCCATCTAAAATCTGCACCGCTATAGAGAC GTATGACCAGGAGTCTTTGTCGATAGACCTCCTTGAGTTGCTCGAGCCCTTCATACCATCAGACTTTGAGAAGAAGCTGCTGGTTAATTATGAGAAGGATGGCCGCCCGCTTGACGATCTGACTGATGAAGACCAATTTATGTTACGCTTTGGGAAGATTCCTCGTCTGACCCAGAGAATTAACACTCTCACTTTCATGGGCAACTTCCCGGACACTGTCAAACGCTTGCAGCCG CAATTGGACTCTATCATTTCGGCGTCCATGTCCATCAAGTCTTCAACCAAACTGAAAAAGATCTTAGAA ATTGTTCTCGCCTTTGGCAACTACATGAACAGCAGTAAGAGGGGCTCAGCTTACGGTTTTCGACTGCAGAGTCTGGACCTT CTCTTGGAGACCAAGTCCACTGACCGCTCTCAGACGCTGCTTCATTTCATCACCAATATCATCATGGAAAAATATGCCGACTTGGCCAACTTCCACACTGAGCTACACTTTGTGGACAAGGCAGCACTTG TGTCCCTGGACGGTATTCTTGGAGATATCCGCTCATTAGAGAGAGGAATGGAGATGACCAAAAAGGAGTTCTTGGTGCAGGATGACAGCCCAGTGTTAAAGGAATTCATCAAAACCAACAGTGATAAGCTGGATTCTTTGATCAAAGACAGCAAGACAGCCCAG GAGGCTTATGGCTCTGTGGTGGAGTATTTTGGAGAGAACTCAAAAACCACACAGCCTTCACAGTTTTTCCCAGTTTTTGGACGCTTCATAAAGGCCTATAAG aaagcagaggaagagattaagcagaaaaagaaaatggagagTGAGGTCAGCGAGGTAAAAGATACTCCATCGCCCAACAGGGCCGGGTCACAAAAG GGTCCTATGATGCCCAAGATGCCCCAGATGGATCTGATTGCAGAGCTGAAGAAAAGGCAGGTGAAACCACAGGTACGCGAGGGGAAGGACGGTGCTTTGGAGGACATCATCACAG ATTTGAGGAACTCGCCATACAGACGAACAGATGGTCGACGGCCAGCTCAGCGCCAGGAGACTTGA